The region ATCGGTCGGGAAGGCACTGTCAACTTGGCGTCCGTCGAGCGAGGCTTGGCCCGAATCGGCGGCCGCTGTCCGCATTCACTCAGGCGCACGTCACCTGTCGCCACGCGTGGAAGGAGCGATCTCGGAGCAATCGGTGGTTGGCTGAGCTCACGAGGTGCCGTCCAACCCGGAACAGGTTCTGGATGACCCCGTGTACCGAGAGGAATCGCTGCGCTTGACCCGCCGACTTAAACCTGCGCATCTGTCGTTCTTGCTGTCGCGTCGGCTGATGCGAGACCTCGGCTCGGTTGTTCGCGTACCGGCTCGTGTCGTGGACCACCGAAGGCATGGCGCTTCGCCGCAAGCCGATTGCGACGAGACTGGACGAGGATGTCGATCA is a window of bacterium DNA encoding:
- a CDS encoding IS6 family transposase — encoded protein: MVHDTSRYANNRAEVSHQPTRQQERQMRRFKSAGQAQRFLSVHGVIQNLFRVGRHLVSSANHRLLRDRSFHAWRQVTCA
- a CDS encoding DDE-type integrase/transposase/recombinase, which produces MGDTWHLDELFVNIQGRRQYLWRAVDQDGGVIDILVQSRRNRLAAKRHAFGGPRHEPVREQPSRGLASADATARTTDAQV